The following are encoded in a window of Acidimicrobiales bacterium genomic DNA:
- a CDS encoding sugar transferase, which translates to MSTAEVISSPSTDPASARSEGDPARPGAGSLAPGSARAVTATKRALDVVVASVLLVATAPVVLVLFILVRLDGGPAFFKQRRVGQGGRVIEISKFRSMAVDAETRLHADPELYAKYLVNGFKLPADEDPRLSQWGRFLRSSSLDELPQLISVLKGDMSMVGPRPIVEAELVEYASRQAQEAYLSARPGLTGLWQVSGRSSLNYQQRVELDLAYLARPSVGADLWILVKTALVVLRRVGAH; encoded by the coding sequence ATGAGCACGGCCGAGGTCATCAGCTCCCCCAGCACCGACCCCGCCTCGGCCCGGTCGGAAGGCGACCCGGCGCGCCCGGGCGCGGGCTCCCTCGCCCCGGGCTCGGCCCGGGCCGTCACGGCCACGAAGCGGGCCCTCGATGTGGTGGTGGCCTCCGTCCTGCTGGTGGCGACGGCCCCCGTCGTCCTCGTCCTCTTCATCCTCGTCCGCTTGGACGGAGGGCCGGCCTTCTTCAAGCAGCGGAGGGTGGGCCAGGGCGGCCGGGTGATCGAGATCAGCAAGTTCCGCAGCATGGCCGTCGACGCCGAGACGCGGCTCCACGCCGATCCCGAGCTCTACGCCAAGTACCTGGTCAACGGGTTCAAGCTGCCGGCCGACGAGGACCCCCGGCTGAGCCAGTGGGGCCGCTTCCTGCGGTCGTCCAGCCTGGACGAGCTCCCCCAGCTCATCAGCGTCCTGAAGGGTGACATGAGCATGGTCGGCCCTCGCCCGATCGTGGAGGCCGAGCTGGTCGAGTACGCCTCCCGCCAGGCCCAGGAGGCCTACCTCTCGGCCCGTCCCGGGTTGACCGGGTTGTGGCAGGTGAGCGGGCGCAGCAGCCTCAACTACCAGCAGCGGGTCGAGCTCGACCTCGCCTACCTGGCCCGTCCGAGCGTCGGCGCCGACCTCTGGATCCTCGTCAAGACCGCCCTCGTGGTCCTCCGCCGCGTCGGCGCCCACTGA
- a CDS encoding sugar transferase, with the protein MTVTQAAPDVLAVSARTRATPAEPRPPRVDPKLVLGAADLATVLAAVALSTLGTDLARPGETGRSDLELLLVAVATLPLWLAILSGQRLYNIRFIGRRIDEIRRVLNATFLGSMGVVLAAYFGGVEVPRSRVVVLFVVVTVLMSIEREVARRAFGAMRARGRLIRNVVIAGANPEGRELAAMLRTDTWLGYRVLGFVDDTSTDPEPVPGVPLLGTVADAAEILRSRPRASVIVAASAIESTTTNRLARDLLDRGVHVELSSTLRDIASQRLVVRPLGRFPVVYVEPVQRGGWRRLAKRSFDVALALTTLVATSPLIAAAMVAIRLDSPGPMLFRQVRVGRNGRPFQVLKLRTMVADAEARRAELLAANEADGPLFKMRDDPRVTRVGRFLRRSSIDELPQLWNVVRGEMSMVGPRPALPHETEAWDPLLTQRLRVTPGITGMWQVNGRSESSFEDYTRLDLYYVDNWSLLIDLAILAKTLPVVLFRRGAQ; encoded by the coding sequence GTGACCGTCACCCAAGCAGCCCCCGACGTACTGGCCGTGTCCGCCCGGACGCGAGCGACCCCGGCCGAGCCCCGGCCGCCCCGGGTCGACCCCAAGCTGGTGCTGGGGGCCGCCGACCTGGCCACGGTGCTGGCGGCCGTGGCCCTGAGCACGCTGGGCACCGACCTGGCCCGCCCGGGAGAGACGGGGCGCTCCGACCTGGAGCTCCTGCTCGTGGCCGTGGCCACCCTCCCGCTGTGGCTGGCCATCCTGTCCGGCCAGCGGCTCTACAACATCCGCTTCATCGGGCGCCGCATCGACGAGATCCGCCGGGTGCTCAACGCCACCTTCCTGGGATCCATGGGCGTGGTCCTGGCCGCCTACTTCGGCGGGGTGGAGGTGCCCCGCTCGCGGGTGGTGGTGCTCTTCGTGGTGGTGACGGTGCTCATGTCGATCGAGCGGGAGGTGGCCCGGCGGGCCTTCGGCGCCATGCGGGCCCGCGGCCGCCTGATCCGCAACGTGGTCATCGCCGGGGCCAACCCCGAGGGCCGCGAGCTGGCGGCCATGCTCCGCACCGACACCTGGCTCGGGTACCGGGTGCTGGGCTTCGTCGACGACACCAGCACCGACCCCGAGCCGGTGCCCGGCGTCCCGCTGCTGGGCACGGTGGCCGACGCGGCCGAGATCCTCCGCTCCCGGCCCCGGGCCTCGGTCATCGTCGCCGCCTCGGCCATCGAGAGCACCACCACCAACCGATTGGCCCGCGACCTGCTCGACCGGGGGGTCCACGTCGAGCTGTCCTCCACCCTGCGCGACATCGCCTCGCAGCGCCTGGTGGTCCGACCCCTGGGCCGCTTCCCGGTGGTGTACGTCGAGCCGGTCCAGCGCGGGGGGTGGCGCCGCCTGGCCAAGCGCTCCTTCGACGTGGCCCTGGCCCTGACCACGCTGGTGGCCACCAGCCCCCTCATCGCCGCGGCCATGGTGGCCATCCGCCTCGACTCCCCGGGGCCGATGCTGTTCCGCCAGGTGCGGGTGGGGCGCAACGGGCGGCCGTTCCAGGTGCTGAAGCTGCGGACCATGGTGGCCGACGCCGAGGCCCGGCGGGCCGAGCTGCTGGCCGCCAACGAGGCCGACGGACCGCTGTTCAAGATGCGGGACGACCCCCGGGTCACCCGAGTGGGCCGGTTCCTGCGCCGCTCCTCCATCGACGAGCTGCCCCAGCTCTGGAACGTGGTGCGGGGCGAGATGAGCATGGTCGGGCCCCGGCCCGCCCTGCCGCACGAGACCGAGGCCTGGGACCCCCTGCTGACCCAGCGCCTGCGGGTCACGCCCGGCATCACCGGCATGTGGCAGGTCAACGGGCGCAGCGAGTCCAGCTTCGAGGACTACACCCGCCTCGACCTCTACTACGTGGACAACTGGTCGCTGCTCATCGACCTGGCCATCCTGGCCAAGACCCTCCCCGTGGTGCTCTTCCGCCGCGGCGCCCAGTAA
- a CDS encoding glycosyltransferase family 4 protein — protein sequence MKLLLHDFAGHPFPAHLARALARRGIEVDHAFCAGVASGRGDLARRAGDPGSLRFTALSEQPFERYAPLRRLASELRYGSRLARHVVRSRPDAVLSGNTPLLAQMLLWAAAGHVGARRAYWVQDFLGRGTRDVLSARSRLLGATLGAALEGLETRLLRRSDAAVVISDDFVSELERRSVDVPVTVIENWAPLDEIPVEPKDNAWARSHGLQQRPVALYSGTLGLKHDPDHLLAVARALRGTDAALVVVTEGRGRQHLEAARAREDLEGTLVLLDYVDYETFPQLLGAADVCLVLLEAGAGTFSVPSKVLAYLAAGRPIAAAVPGANLAARIIERAGAGTVTEPGDHQAFVDSVATLLQDGERRAAGGRSARAYAEATFDIEVISARVAEVLAAGPPAPLSELEAPHGTI from the coding sequence GTGAAGCTCCTCCTGCACGACTTCGCGGGCCACCCCTTCCCGGCCCACCTGGCCCGGGCCCTGGCCCGCCGGGGCATCGAGGTCGACCACGCCTTCTGCGCCGGGGTGGCCAGCGGCCGGGGGGACCTCGCCCGCCGGGCCGGCGACCCCGGGTCGCTCCGGTTCACCGCCCTGAGCGAGCAGCCCTTCGAGCGCTACGCCCCCCTCCGGCGACTGGCCAGCGAGCTCCGCTACGGGAGCCGGCTGGCCCGCCACGTCGTCCGGAGCCGGCCCGACGCCGTCCTCTCCGGGAACACCCCCCTCCTGGCCCAGATGCTGCTGTGGGCGGCGGCCGGCCACGTGGGGGCCCGGCGGGCCTACTGGGTCCAGGACTTCCTGGGCCGGGGCACCCGGGATGTGCTCTCGGCGCGCTCACGCCTCCTCGGCGCCACCCTGGGCGCGGCCCTCGAGGGCCTCGAGACGCGGCTGCTGCGCCGGTCGGACGCCGCGGTGGTCATCAGCGACGACTTCGTCTCCGAGCTGGAGCGGCGCTCGGTCGACGTCCCCGTCACCGTGATCGAGAACTGGGCCCCCCTGGACGAGATCCCGGTCGAGCCCAAGGACAACGCCTGGGCCCGGTCCCACGGCCTCCAGCAGCGACCGGTCGCCCTCTACTCGGGCACCCTCGGCCTCAAGCACGACCCCGACCACCTCCTGGCCGTGGCCCGGGCCCTCCGGGGCACCGACGCCGCCCTGGTCGTCGTGACCGAGGGCCGGGGGCGCCAGCACCTGGAGGCGGCCCGGGCCCGGGAGGACCTGGAGGGCACCCTGGTGCTCCTCGACTACGTCGACTACGAGACCTTCCCGCAACTCCTGGGGGCGGCCGACGTCTGCCTGGTCCTGCTGGAGGCCGGCGCCGGCACCTTCAGCGTCCCGTCCAAGGTCCTGGCCTACCTGGCCGCCGGGCGCCCCATCGCCGCCGCCGTCCCCGGCGCCAACCTGGCCGCCCGCATCATCGAACGGGCCGGCGCCGGGACGGTCACCGAGCCGGGCGACCACCAGGCCTTCGTGGACAGCGTGGCCACGCTGCTCCAGGACGGCGAGCGCCGGGCGGCCGGGGGTCGCTCGGCCCGCGCCTACGCCGAGGCCACCTTCGACATCGAGGTCATCTCGGCCCGCGTGGCCGAGGTCCTCGCCGCAGGCCCCCCGGCCCCCCTCTCCGAGTTGGAAGCACCCCATGGCACCATTTGA
- a CDS encoding pyridoxamine 5'-phosphate oxidase family protein, translating to MGRTYDAVPDHLGQWMVDQPVYFVATAPLAADGHVNVSPKGDDTFRVVSPREVAYLDLTGSGAETIAHLRENGRLTVMFCSFGPSPTIVRLYGRGRIVLPGEDRWDELIARFPARTGARSVITLAVDRVSTSCGYSVPLMDLVGPRDVLTEWADGKGPEALEAYRAQKNAASIDGLPALG from the coding sequence ATGGGCCGCACCTACGACGCCGTTCCCGACCACCTGGGCCAGTGGATGGTGGACCAGCCGGTCTACTTCGTGGCCACCGCGCCGCTGGCCGCCGACGGGCACGTCAACGTGTCGCCCAAGGGCGACGACACCTTCCGGGTCGTATCGCCCCGCGAGGTGGCCTACCTCGACCTGACCGGCAGCGGGGCCGAGACCATCGCCCACCTCCGCGAGAACGGCCGCCTGACCGTCATGTTCTGCTCCTTCGGCCCGTCGCCGACGATCGTCCGCCTCTACGGCCGGGGCCGCATCGTCCTGCCGGGTGAGGACCGGTGGGACGAGTTGATCGCACGCTTCCCGGCCCGGACGGGGGCCCGCAGCGTCATCACCCTGGCCGTGGACCGGGTCAGCACCTCGTGCGGCTACAGCGTGCCGCTCATGGACCTGGTCGGGCCCCGGGACGTCCTCACCGAGTGGGCCGATGGCAAGGGCCCCGAGGCCCTGGAGGCGTACCGGGCCCAGAAGAACGCCGCCAGCATCGACGGCCTCCCCGCCCTGGGGTGA
- a CDS encoding Xaa-Pro peptidase family protein, giving the protein MHGQRMERVRAAMAARGVDVLLLSVGPDLPWLTGYQAMPLERLTMLVVPRDAGATLVVPRLEAPRVVERPDVFTVAPWEEAEDPVALVARLTGPAASVAVGDRTWARFLVDLQAALPRAAWALASTVTGPLRARKDPGEVAALRAAAEAADRVAAQLQAGEVPLVGRTEAEVSADIGRRLLDEGHQRVNFAIVAAGPHAASPHHEPGPRVIEPGQVVLCDFGGTWPTDSGAGYCSDITRCVALGPPPAEVAEAYAVLQRAQASSVAAAVVGTSCEDVDAAARAPLTADGYGDRFIHRTGHGIGVEEHEDPYIVAGNAAPLEVGHAFSVEPGIYTAGAWGLRLEDIVVATEAGPLALNRADHDLVVLDA; this is encoded by the coding sequence GTGCACGGGCAGCGGATGGAGCGGGTGCGGGCCGCCATGGCCGCCCGGGGTGTCGACGTGCTGCTGCTGTCGGTGGGGCCCGACCTGCCATGGCTCACCGGCTACCAGGCCATGCCCCTGGAACGCCTCACCATGCTGGTCGTGCCCCGGGACGCGGGGGCCACGCTGGTGGTGCCCCGGCTGGAGGCGCCGCGGGTGGTGGAGCGGCCCGACGTGTTCACGGTGGCCCCCTGGGAGGAGGCCGAGGACCCGGTGGCCCTGGTGGCCCGGCTGACCGGCCCGGCGGCCTCGGTGGCGGTCGGCGACCGCACCTGGGCCCGCTTCCTGGTCGACCTCCAGGCCGCCCTGCCCCGGGCCGCGTGGGCCCTGGCGTCGACGGTGACCGGGCCCCTCCGGGCCCGTAAGGACCCCGGCGAGGTGGCCGCCCTGCGAGCCGCGGCCGAGGCCGCCGACCGGGTGGCGGCCCAGCTCCAGGCCGGGGAGGTCCCGCTGGTGGGCCGGACCGAGGCCGAGGTCTCGGCCGACATCGGGCGCCGCCTGCTCGACGAGGGCCACCAGCGGGTCAACTTCGCCATCGTGGCCGCCGGGCCCCACGCCGCCAGCCCCCACCACGAACCGGGGCCCAGGGTGATCGAGCCCGGCCAGGTGGTGCTGTGCGACTTCGGGGGCACCTGGCCCACCGACTCGGGGGCGGGCTACTGCTCCGACATCACCCGGTGCGTCGCGCTCGGCCCCCCGCCGGCCGAGGTGGCCGAGGCCTACGCCGTCCTGCAGCGGGCCCAGGCCTCGTCGGTGGCCGCCGCCGTCGTGGGCACCAGCTGCGAGGACGTCGACGCCGCAGCCCGGGCCCCTCTCACCGCAGATGGCTACGGCGACCGCTTCATCCACCGCACCGGCCACGGCATCGGGGTCGAGGAGCACGAGGACCCCTACATCGTGGCCGGCAACGCCGCCCCCCTGGAGGTCGGCCACGCCTTCTCGGTGGAGCCCGGCATCTACACCGCCGGGGCCTGGGGCCTGCGCCTGGAGGACATCGTGGTGGCCACCGAGGCCGGGCCCCTGGCCCTCAACCGGGCCGACCACGACCTGGTGGTCCTCGACGCTTGA
- a CDS encoding polysaccharide biosynthesis tyrosine autokinase, which yields MAVEPSSVELGDYLGVIRRRYLVVGAAVLACLLIGAGYGLTRPAVYRSTARVALPAEEGATTPQIQAADVQTEIAVVQSELVARRAAEALPGDDDTRSLLQRVSAAAPTEARVIDVSFRASDPGAAQRGAQAFAEAYTAQKRSEQQAAIEQRAGTYQARIESVREGITAQEEIRAAAEEGSEEFRRADNAIDQQQNTLSDLTTELTGVQSEVVDGGTIITPARRPLDEAPRGLARTLAAALAGGLLLGLGLAFVLDRLDTRVRGAADLQRTLGVDALGSIPVFPERYRHRGTALVTVHAPSGPEADAFRRLRTSVLLSSRAGQVRTLAITSAVADEGKTTVAANLAVAMAQGGRKVLLISADLRRGGVDELFDLPVAPGFSDLLVGQATVDEVERRVGDLVVITRGSPVENPTDLLGSATTARVLEELAQGFDHVIVDTPPVLAVADVLVLAPMLDATLMVVSLAQASTAQVTEAGSELALAGAKVVGAALNNDADSSRRSASASAYGLRV from the coding sequence ATGGCCGTTGAGCCGTCCTCGGTCGAGCTCGGTGACTACCTGGGGGTGATCCGCCGCCGCTACCTCGTGGTCGGGGCCGCGGTGTTGGCCTGCCTGCTGATCGGGGCGGGTTACGGCCTGACCCGGCCGGCGGTGTACCGGTCGACGGCGCGCGTCGCCCTGCCGGCCGAGGAGGGGGCGACCACCCCGCAGATCCAGGCGGCCGACGTCCAGACCGAGATCGCCGTGGTCCAGTCCGAGCTGGTGGCCCGACGGGCGGCCGAGGCCCTGCCCGGCGACGACGACACCCGGTCCCTGCTCCAGCGGGTCAGCGCCGCCGCGCCCACCGAGGCCCGGGTCATCGACGTGTCGTTCCGGGCCTCGGACCCGGGCGCGGCCCAACGGGGGGCCCAGGCCTTCGCCGAGGCCTACACCGCCCAGAAGCGATCCGAGCAGCAGGCCGCCATCGAGCAGCGGGCCGGCACCTACCAGGCCCGCATCGAGAGCGTGCGGGAGGGCATCACCGCCCAGGAGGAGATCCGGGCCGCGGCGGAGGAGGGCAGCGAGGAGTTCCGCCGGGCCGACAACGCCATCGACCAGCAGCAGAACACGCTCAGCGACCTGACCACCGAGCTCACCGGTGTCCAGAGCGAGGTGGTCGACGGGGGCACCATCATCACCCCGGCCCGCCGACCCCTGGACGAGGCGCCGCGGGGCCTGGCCCGGACGCTGGCCGCGGCCCTGGCCGGAGGGCTCCTCCTGGGGCTGGGCCTGGCCTTCGTCCTCGACCGGCTCGACACCAGGGTCCGGGGGGCGGCCGACCTGCAGCGCACCCTGGGGGTCGACGCCCTGGGCAGCATCCCGGTGTTCCCGGAGCGCTACCGCCACCGGGGCACGGCCCTGGTCACCGTCCACGCCCCCAGCGGGCCCGAGGCCGACGCCTTCCGTCGGCTGCGCACCTCCGTGCTGCTCTCCAGCCGGGCCGGCCAGGTGCGGACCCTGGCCATCACCAGCGCGGTGGCCGACGAGGGCAAGACCACCGTGGCCGCCAACCTGGCCGTGGCCATGGCCCAGGGCGGGCGCAAGGTGCTGCTGATCTCGGCCGACCTGCGGCGGGGCGGGGTCGACGAGCTGTTCGACCTGCCGGTCGCCCCGGGCTTCTCCGACCTGCTGGTCGGCCAGGCCACCGTCGACGAGGTGGAGCGCCGGGTGGGCGACCTGGTCGTCATCACCAGGGGCTCGCCGGTCGAGAACCCGACCGACCTGCTGGGCTCGGCCACCACGGCCCGGGTCCTGGAGGAGCTGGCCCAGGGCTTCGACCACGTCATCGTGGACACCCCGCCGGTGCTGGCCGTGGCCGACGTGCTGGTCCTGGCGCCCATGCTGGACGCCACGCTGATGGTGGTGTCCCTGGCCCAGGCCAGCACCGCCCAGGTGACCGAGGCGGGCAGCGAGCTGGCCCTGGCCGGGGCCAAGGTGGTGGGCGCGGCGTTGAACAACGACGCCGACAGCAGCCGGCGCTCGGCCAGCGCCTCGGCCTACGGGCTCCGGGTGTAG